From Coccinella septempunctata chromosome 4, icCocSept1.1, whole genome shotgun sequence, a single genomic window includes:
- the LOC123311609 gene encoding odorant receptor 43a-like, with protein MLIMIMILLLWLNNWRNFLVHIDRMNTFAFGIPSQCIVLSKKLDYTIPRLFNGVRVLCLFYGFLRVFDNSFCTNTGLTDDDGYVCNLPFPLWYPIRMNTFGRVIFLWICFIAVALFYFPLLFVLTAIPVTSTHLSIYRIRELKRLLHRNTKEGGCNETIKREELIFFIKYHAEISYCVEAMNNDLGYIHLPYRMLLPVLTALHLFKLINQKDPAALFALLPWFMSIIFLCSLGEHLEFERSSLYTEFNDIPWYYMDVKLRKTYHLFMGKLALPMRIKVKPSSEMSNILLSEILKGTYTFLVYLSSR; from the exons ATGTTGATTATGATTATGATATTATTACTGTGGTTGAATAACTGGAGAAACTTCCTTGTCCACATAGATCGAATGAATACATTCGCTTTTGGCATACCATCTCAATGTATCGTTTTATCCAAAAAACTGGATTATACTATACCAAGATTATTCAACGGAGTTAGAGTTCTATGCTTATTTTATGGATTTTTGAGGGTATTCGACAACTCTTTTTGTACCAATACAGGACTTACTGATGATGACGGATATGTCTGCAACTTACCTTTTCCACTGTGGTACCCGATAAGGATGAATACCTTTGGAAGAGTAATATTTTTGTGGATATGCTTTATTGCTGTGGCATTGTTCTATTTTCCTCTTTTATTCGTCTTAACAGCGATACCTGTTACCTCAACCCATCTTTCGATATACAGGATTAGGGAACTTAAGCGATTGCTGCATCGAAACACTAAGGAAGGTGGATGTAATGAAACGATAAAGCGTGAGGAACTTATATTTTTCATCAAGTACCACGCAGAGATTTCTTA CTGCGTAGAGGCAATGAACAATGATTTGGGATACATTCACCTACCATATCGCATGCTTTTGCCTGTATTAACTGCTCTTCACTTGTTCAAATTGATCAAC CAGAAAGATCCAGCAGCGTTGTTCGCTCTTTTACCCTGGTTTATGTCTATAATATTCCTCTGTTCACTAGGTGAACATCTGGAATTTGAG AGAAGCTCCCTCTACACAGAATTCAATGATATACCTTGGTATTACATGGATGTAAAACTGAGGAAAACATACCATTTATTTATGGGAAAGTTGGCACTTCCGATGAGAATCAAGGTGAAACCAAGCTCAGAAATGAGTAATATTCTCCTTAGCGAG ATACTCAAAGGAACATATACTTTCTTGGTATACTTGAGCAGTAGATAA